Proteins from a genomic interval of Rhodospirillaceae bacterium:
- a CDS encoding homogentisate 1,2-dioxygenase — translation MKNYIPFPVRAGTTSRQAHANLPEGSYEREIGKEGFFGPASHMYHKHPPTGWIDWEGPLRPRAFDLNKLSGSISCPWQAPDILFNANVRLRFWHLSQKMDHLVRNGDGDELLFIHEGNGELYCDFGHLSVRAGDYVMIPRSTMWRLEPQGSGIKLLLIEATNSSYQLPEKGLVGAHAIFDPAMLDVPAIDEAFLAQQDEKKWQVRIKRQQLISTVTYPFNPLDAMGWKGDLAPVRINVADIRPLISHRYHLPPSAHTTFVANRFVICTFAPRPFESAPDAIKIPFFHNNDDYDEVLFYHAGDFFSRDNIKAGMITFHPCGFTHGPHPKALQNMLVQKKPATDEYAVMIDTRDALETGASTRDIENLAYVNSWKKS, via the coding sequence ATGAAAAATTATATCCCTTTTCCGGTACGTGCCGGTACCACCTCCCGCCAAGCCCATGCGAATTTGCCCGAAGGCTCTTATGAGCGGGAAATCGGCAAAGAAGGTTTCTTCGGCCCCGCCAGTCATATGTATCATAAACACCCCCCGACCGGTTGGATTGATTGGGAAGGGCCGCTACGCCCAAGGGCTTTTGATCTGAATAAATTATCAGGCTCAATTTCCTGCCCGTGGCAAGCACCTGATATTTTATTCAATGCCAATGTGCGCCTGCGTTTTTGGCATTTATCCCAAAAAATGGACCATTTGGTACGGAATGGTGATGGCGATGAGTTGCTGTTCATCCACGAAGGTAATGGTGAATTATATTGTGATTTCGGCCATTTAAGCGTCCGGGCTGGCGATTATGTGATGATCCCCCGCAGCACCATGTGGCGGCTGGAACCTCAGGGCAGTGGGATAAAATTATTGCTGATTGAAGCCACCAACAGTAGTTATCAGTTACCTGAAAAAGGCTTGGTTGGCGCACATGCTATCTTTGATCCGGCGATGCTGGATGTACCAGCCATTGATGAGGCTTTCCTAGCACAGCAAGATGAAAAAAAATGGCAAGTGCGGATTAAACGGCAGCAATTGATTTCAACCGTTACCTATCCCTTCAACCCCTTGGACGCGATGGGTTGGAAAGGTGATTTGGCACCGGTGCGGATCAATGTAGCGGATATCCGTCCCCTGATAAGCCACCGCTATCATTTGCCCCCCTCCGCCCATACCACTTTTGTAGCCAACCGCTTTGTCATTTGCACCTTTGCACCACGTCCCTTTGAAAGCGCACCGGATGCCATTAAGATCCCCTTCTTCCATAATAATGATGATTATGATGAAGTGCTGTTTTATCATGCCGGTGATTTTTTCAGCCGTGATAACATCAAAGCGGGTATGATAACCTTCCATCCCTGCGGCTTCACGCATGGGCCACATCCCAAGGCTTTGCAGAATATGTTGGTGCAGAAAAAACCGGCAACCGACGAATACGCCGTGATGATCGATACGCGTGATGCCCTGGAAACAGGCGCATCAACTAGAGATATAGAAAACTTGGCTTACGTGAATAGCTGGAAAAAATCTTAA
- a CDS encoding fumarylacetoacetate hydrolase family protein: MKLATLKNHRRDGQLIVVSTDLQSYAVSEIPTLQQALDDWQKASPLLQRLSQQLNQGRMKGAQPFVAKDCASPLPRAFQWADGSAYVTHVELVRKARGADMPTSFWTDPLMYQGGSDTFLGPCEDVRLAQEDWGIDFEAEVAVITNDVPMGVKAAKAAQHIQLLLLVNDMSLRNLIPGELAKNFGFFQSKPSSSFSPVAVTPDELGQAWDGKKLHLPLYSYLNNSLFGKPNAGVDMTFDFAQLIAHAAKTRSLAAGSIIGSGTVSNKDQSVGSSCIAERRVLETIASGKPSTPFLRFGDQVRIEMYDVQGQSIFGAIDQKIVAYSPAP; the protein is encoded by the coding sequence ATGAAACTGGCAACCCTTAAAAACCACCGGCGTGACGGGCAATTGATCGTGGTCAGCACCGATTTGCAATCATATGCTGTTTCCGAGATTCCCACCCTGCAACAGGCGTTGGATGACTGGCAAAAGGCCAGCCCCCTCTTGCAAAGACTGTCCCAGCAACTCAATCAAGGACGAATGAAGGGGGCGCAACCATTTGTGGCCAAAGACTGCGCGTCACCTTTGCCACGGGCGTTCCAATGGGCGGATGGATCGGCTTATGTCACCCATGTTGAATTGGTACGCAAAGCGCGCGGCGCGGATATGCCCACCAGCTTCTGGACGGACCCCTTGATGTATCAGGGTGGCTCGGATACGTTTTTAGGTCCTTGTGAAGATGTCCGGTTGGCCCAGGAGGATTGGGGAATTGATTTTGAGGCAGAAGTGGCTGTCATCACCAATGATGTGCCGATGGGGGTTAAAGCTGCCAAAGCCGCGCAGCATATCCAATTACTGCTGCTGGTCAATGATATGTCACTGCGAAATTTGATCCCCGGGGAACTTGCCAAGAATTTTGGCTTTTTTCAAAGCAAGCCTTCTTCGTCTTTCTCCCCGGTGGCAGTGACCCCAGATGAATTGGGCCAAGCCTGGGACGGAAAAAAACTGCATCTGCCTCTTTACAGCTACCTCAATAACAGCTTATTTGGCAAGCCGAATGCAGGTGTGGATATGACTTTTGATTTCGCCCAACTGATTGCCCATGCGGCTAAAACCCGATCGTTGGCGGCTGGTTCTATCATCGGCTCCGGCACGGTTTCCAATAAAGATCAAAGCGTCGGCTCCTCCTGTATTGCCGAACGCAGAGTGCTGGAAACCATCGCTTCAGGCAAACCAAGCACACCGTTTTTGCGTTTTGGTGACCAGGTGCGGATTGAAATGTATGATGTGCAAGGCCAGTCCATTTTCGGTGCCATCGATCAAAAAATTGTTGCTTATTCCCCTGCTCCTTAA
- a CDS encoding cold-shock protein yields the protein MAIGTVKWFNFKKGYGFIQPEDNSQDVFVHISALEQSGISTLPEGQKITYELANNRGKTSAVTLKLL from the coding sequence TTGGCAATTGGTACCGTTAAATGGTTTAATTTCAAAAAAGGTTATGGCTTCATCCAACCCGAAGACAACTCGCAAGATGTTTTCGTGCATATTTCGGCGTTAGAGCAATCCGGGATCAGCACCTTGCCGGAAGGTCAGAAAATCACCTATGAATTAGCTAATAACCGCGGCAAAACGTCGGCCGTAACTTTGAAATTGCTTTAA